AAAAAGAGACGGTACTGTAACAAAATCAAGAATTAAAGAACTACATACTTTTGAAGGTCTTGGACGTAAAAAAGTAGAACAAGTTATTGCAGGTGATATTTGTGCTATAGTTGGAGTTGATGGTTTTGAAATTGGTGACACTATTGCCGATAACGAAAATCCAGAAGGTTTAGCTTCTATCGCTATTGATGAACCTACAATGAGTATGTTGTTTACAATTAATGACTCTCCTTTCTTTGGTAAAGAGGGTAAATTTGTAACTTCTCGTCACATTAGAGAAAGATTAACAAAAGAATTAGAGAAAAACTTAGCTATGAAGTTAGGTGAAACTGATTCTGCTGATAAATTCATGGTTTTTGGTCGTGGAGTACTTCACTTATCTGTTCTTATTGAAACAATGAGAAGAGAAGGATATGAGTTACAAATTGGTCAACCACAAGTTATCATCAAAGAAGTTGATGGTAAAAAATGTGAGCCAATTGAGGAATTAACAATCGACTTACCAGAAAATCTTTCAGGTAGAGCGGTTGAATTCGTTACACTTCGTAAAGGAGAAATGTTGAGTATGGAAACTAAAGGTGAACGTATGATCATTAAATTCAATATTCCATCTCGTGGAATTATTGGATTGCGTAACCAATTGCTTACTGCAACTGCTGGTGAGGCTATTATGGCACACCGTTTTATTGGATATGAGCCTTACAAAGGTGAAATTTCTGGACGTAACAAAGGTTCATTAATTTCTATGGAAAAAGGTAAAGCTATTCCTTATTCTATCGATAAATTACAAGATCGTGGTAAGTTCTTCGTTGAACCAAATACTGAAATTTACGAAGGTCAGGTAATTGGAGAAAACTCTCGTGCTGATGATATGTGTGTAAACGTAACCAAAGAGAAAAAACAATCTAACGTTCGTTCTTCTGGAAATGATGAAAAAGCGAGAATTATTCCTCCAATCATTTTCTCTTTAGAAGAAGCTTTAGAGTACATTCAAAAAGATGAATATGTAGAGGTTACTCCGAAATCTATTCGTTTGAGAAAAATCTATTTGACAGAAACTGATAGAAAAAGATTTAAAATCTAATCAGATATAGTATACTAAAAAAGCCATTCACTTTGTGAATGGCTTTTTTTATGCCTTATGTTTTTTGAATGAAGTATGAGTTTGAAAGTTAAAAGCTCTTCCTGATAATTAATTGTTTATCTTTTTAGACTAAAGTGGCCTTTGACTTCTTTTCCATCTTGAAATATCAAAGTAAACCAATAATCATCTGCGGGAAGTTCACGACCTATAAAAGTTCCGTCCCATCCTATATTTGTAGTATTCATTTGTTTAAGTAATTTTCCGTAGCGATCGAATATTGAGATAGAGTAATCTGGCATTTGATCAAGATTTTTGACTTTCCAAGTATCATTATATCCATCTCCGTTAGGGGTAAAGAATCTTGGGTAATCAAGAACATAAAATAGTGAGGATAATGTTGTTCCGCAACCATTTTTATCTCTAACAGATGCTTTGTAAATTCCAGGAAGTATACCTTTAAATAATGGATTGTCTTGATAGTTTACTCCATCCAATGAAAATTCATAATTTCCAATCCCAGTATATTCTACTAAAACTGAATTCTCATTTGACGAAAAATCTTTTATTTTTGTGCCAGTAATTATAGCTACATCTGAGGCAACTACATTGAAAATTTTGGTTTTCTCGCAACCATTTATATCTGAAACTTTAATTGAATAAGTACCTATGCTATTTACAGTAGTTGTGTTTAGAGTAGATCCGTTACTCCAATTATAACTTTCGAATCCAATTGCAACGGATAAATCAATTGTTGAATTTTTGCATAAAAATACCGTTTCAGTATTAAAATTTGGAGGATCAAATACATTGATTATTAATTCTATTGGGGTAATAGCGTAACAGTCGGGACCATTAATGATGCGAGCATAAATGGTTTGATTGAAAGCATTTGTATTTTTGAAATTATTGGCTACAGGGTTAGTTTCGGTAATTGCATCATTTTCATTTAGATAATAATTTACTAGTAAGTCTGATGGTAACCCATTCAAAAGTTGTGGAGTAACTTCGGTATTCAAATTGAATTCATAAAATCCATCTGTATCTTCGTCACAAACAGCAATAGGGTTTTGTGTGAGGATGGTATTGTTTGCTATTTTTAATTCAAGGGTTGCATAGTTTGCACAGCCATATTTGTTTTCAACTCTTGCATGGATTGTTTCTGTAGGAGTGCTGTTGATATATTTTTTTGGGTCAATAATTGGATTTAATTTTGCTTTAGCATCTGTTAATGATTTATAATAGATGATGCTTAAATCTGGATTATTGTTTTTTATTATTGCATCAACTTTGGTTAGATTAAACGTAGTACTATTATCGGAGTCAATATCACATTGAATTAATGTGGTATTTGTTACAATAATTTCTGGCGCATATTCAATTTTTATTTCATCAGAAGCAGTGCAGGAAGAAGGTGTCATCAAAACGTTTACTTTGTATGTTCCAGCTTCTTTAACCGTATATGTTGGTTCTGTTTCTGCATCGTTTTTAATTCCGTCTTTGTACCATTCATATACGTAATTCGACCCTGGAGGGGAATATAGCTTTGTGTCTAGTGTTAATTCGTCTCCATGGCATAACGGATTGTTGGTATTTGCTTCTCGGTCTTCTCCTAAATTTATTTCTGAAGAAAAGCTTCCTGCTTCAAAGAAAATAGCCGAATCGTAATAAACAGGTCCATCATCGGCTATAACTAATTTTATGTGGTATATTTTGCCTGCAACTACATTGGTTTCGGATTTCATTACAACGGTTTGGCCAGTGTAGTTTATTGCGCCTGTTCCTGCCACGTTTGTTCCGTTAAAGTAAATTTCATTTACGGCCTCGCAACCCGGGAGTATGTTACCTTTGTTGTCAAGAATAGGTTCGATTTTTGGACGAACAGTCATAGATGAAACAGGTGTATTCGTGTTTGGCAACACAGCTAAATTTCTATAGGGCTCTGTGCTATTTTTTTCTTTTATGAGAAAAGCAAACCCATCTGAATAGCTGCATGGATATACATTTTGGTATTCGTTAGAAGCAAAAATATAATTGAAACTTATTAGATTTGTCAATGGTGAAAAATCAAATTCTAAAATGGTTGCATTTATAGAATGGATACCTAAAATTTGATCTAAATCAGGATCGCCTAACCAAGATTCACTTCCACCACCACCGTCATCTTTTATTACGGGTCCAATCGAATTGCGACTGCTTCCTGTACTAAGTACTACACCTTCTTTAAATGGAAAATTACTCGTTCCAGCATTAAAATAAGCAAAGCTATTTCTTCCAGAAGTATATTCGTCTCCTTTTGCAATAGGGTTTGCTACAGTAGCGCAGGAGCTATTGGCCAGTACTTTTTCAATTAAAAATTGAGCATTTTTTGTGTCATCAACAATTATAGATTGTGCATTGGTTTTTGTGCCAAGACAAATGAGGAGAATTAGCGATATGATTATTTTTGATTCCTTCATTATTGACTAAAAATGAGTAAGAACAAATATACTATAGATCTCGGTTTTTTAGTAATTTATAAGAGAAGAAAATGAATAGAAATGTCCAAATTAAAACAATTACAACTGAAGTGTAATCAACTGCATAGTTTTTTGTGTTTTCAACTCCTATTTGCATTCCAATATTTTTTATTACGGATAATCTTGAAAATGGTTCAATAATTAAGTTTGACATGGCTTCAAGAGGAAGTAATCGAATGAAATAATCTGCAATTTTGCTTTCAGGGAAAATGACAAAAACAAGAACGGTTTTTATGATACCTTCAAGGATACTCCAAACAAGTAGGAATCCCAATGCGAATGCGGAGCGTTTGACTAATATCCCTAAGAATAGACAGAATGAAAAGAATCCGATTAGTTTTATAAAAAAAGCAAAAAGATATTCCATCCCCGAAAAAATTATATCAATTTCTGTGTAAGAAGAAAAACTCAATCCTAATAGTAAGCTCATTATAAACACAAACACAGTAGAGCATAAAGCAAATAAGATTACGGTGTAGAACTTCGATAATACAAACTCTTTTTTACTTAAACCATCAATTAGGTTTTGTTTTAAAGTGCCATAACTATATTCATTTGCCATCATAGAGACAATTACAATTGCTAGGAAAAATTTTAACCAAGCGGCTATGTAGGTATTGAAATGCCAAATAAAAGGAAAATTAAAAATCCCCATTTCGGCTAAATGAAATTTAAAAGCACCTAAGTCAAATTTTATAGAGGCAATTAAAGCGATAAAAGTAAGTAGGATAAAATAGGCTAATGTTAATGCTCGGCTGGCTTTATTTTTCCAAATTTTTTGTAGTTCTATAGAGAGTAGTCTGTTCATGGTTATTAGTTTTTTATAGAAGCGTTATTGGTTAGCTCAAGAAATTGTTCTTCTAAACTATTTTTACGTTTTACTAAATGGTTTAAGGTGATGTTTTGAGAAAATAAAAAGCGGTTTAAATCTGTAGCACTTAAATCGTTTTTTAAATACACTAATACCATTTCTTTGTTTTTTACAACGCGTTCTACTGCAGGGTGAGTCTCAGTTACTGAAATTAATTTTTCAGTGTCATCGGCTTGTATTTCGAAGAAGCCTTCATTTGCAGACATGCCTCCAACAGGGCCAGAATATAAAATTTCACCTTTCCTTAAAACCACTACATCGGTGCATACTTTTTCGACTTCATCTAATAAATGAGAGGCTAGTAATATGGTTGTTCCTTGTGAGGCTATTTTTTTTATGATATCACGAATCTGATGAATTCCTTGAGGATCTAATCCGTTTGTAGGTTCATCAAGAATTAATATCTCGGGATCGTTTAGTAAGGCAGATGCAATGGCTAAACGCTGTTTCATCCCTAAAGAAAAAGTACTAAACTTGCTTTTTCTTCGTTCATCTAAGCCTACTAATTCTAATTTTTCATTTATCTTAGAATAACCAATGTTTTTGATTTTACAAACTAGTTGCAGGTTTTCTTCGGCAGTCATGTAGGGGTAAAAGTTAGGTCGCTCGATAATAGCGCCTACTTTTTTTAATGCATCGTGTGTTTCTATTTTTCCTCCAAACCAACTGTATTGTCCAGAAGTTTTGTTTACTACATTTAAAACGATTCCTAATGTTGTTGATTTCCCGCTTCCATTAGGACCTAGAATTCCATAAACGCGACCTTTTTGTATTTCGAAAGAAATATCTTTCAGAGCTTGAACCCGCCCATATCTTTTGCTTAGGTTCTGTATTGTAAGTATTGTTTCCAAATTAATTAGTAGTTTTAGTTTTTAGTAAGACGTGTCAGTTTGGTTTTTGTTACCGATTGGTTTATATTTAGTATAAATTTGTATCAAATATATTCAAAATGAGTGAACCTTTAATGTTTTTCAAAAAGCCATCGTATCCATTAACGAATCCACTTTTAGATTATTTGGAACGTTACGAACGAATCTCTAAAGTTTCGGTTTTTTATGATGATTTATTGCGGTTTTCGGGTGCTATAAATGTATATGATAAAAATGATAAAGACACTTTATGGATCCGAGTTTATTATAGCGAGTTTGAAAGAAATGAAATTGATTTGAATCTAAAAAAAATCTATTCCCTTTTGCATTCTGATGGTAACTCTGATATTATTCAATATTTAAATGTTGATGCAATTGATTATTGTACGTTTGGAAATTCTAAGCCTTTTAGAATTAAAGTTAGAAATATTTTGAATGACAATTATGTCCATTTTTATATTAAAAAGGCCGATGCTTCCCGAATTTATGGTTTGGAATTAGAGGAAATTTTATCTCCAGATAAAATTAACTTTCTGGTGTATAAGGATACTTTAATCGAAGAACATATAATTGGTATTCCGGGAGATATTTTTATGAGTACATTACTTAAGAACTGTACTGAAATGGAAAAGTCTCAGATTGCTAAAGAATTTGTAAAGTTTAATGAACGCTGTATGATTAGGCTTTTGGGAGATATGCGTGCGTATAATTATGTAATTGTTCCGATTCATGATTTTGATCAAGTAGTATATAAGATTCGACCAATCGATTTTGATCAGCAGTGTTATGAAGGGAATTTTAAAGTATACCGTCCGCAGTTTTTTAAAGAAAATTACCCAATGATTGAACTGGTTAAGGATAAGCTAGAAGACCGATCAATTGTGCAATATAAAGATGAGGAGCGTGCTATTTTAGCAAAACGAATTCACTCTGCTGATAACAGAATTAAAAAGTTATTGCTTATTATGAGTGAAGACTCTATTTCGCCAGAAGCAAATTTAAATCAACTAAAAATGGAATTATACCGTTATACTAATGATTTGAATTTTAAAAATGCTAGATCAATGGGGCATGTTATGTCGGCTGCATTTGGTTTTATTACTAGAAATTTCAAAAACACTAATCTAATATAGACTCTTAAAATTATTATATGAAAAATTATATCGCTCTTGTTGTTGCATTTATTTTGTTGGCTTGCCAGCAAGATTCTAGTGTGTTGAAAACGTTATATCCATTACCAAAAAAACTAAAAGAGGTTTCTGGAATTACTTATTTTCCAGAAACAAATATCCTTTGGGCATTGGAGGATAGTGGTAATGCTAATAAAATTTATGGGTTAAACACCCAAGGCAAAATTGCTAAAACAATTACTATTACAAACGCTACGAATATTGATTGGGAAGATATTACTAAAGACAAAGCGGGCAATTTATACATTGGTGATTTTGGAAACAATGATAATATCCGTAAAGATTTATGTATTTATAAAATAGATAAATCAGCTTTAGGACATGAAAATGCTGTTTCTAGTTATAAAATTTCGTTTGCATATCCTGAGCAAAAAGATTTTCCCCCAAAGAAAACCCAACTATTTTATGATGTTGAGGGATTCTTTGAGTTTAAAAATAATTTCTATTTATTTACAAAAAACAGAAGTAAGAATTTTGATGGTACTGCATCTATTTATAAAATCCCTAATGCTGCAGGGACTCAAAAAGCTACTTTAATAGGAACTTTTAAGACATGTAGTAATTACAATCATTGTGCAATTACTAGTGCTGCAATTAGTCCAGATATGAAAAAAGTGGTTGCTTTATGTCATGATAAATTAATAGTTTTTCAAGGTTTTAAAGGCGACAATTTTCATAAAGGGACGCAAACGGAAATTGATTTAGATCACTTTTCTCAAAAAGAAGCTGTTGTTTTTAAAGACAATAAGACATTGTTAATAGTTGATGAAAAAGCCAAAAAAATTGGTGGTAATGTATATGAATTTAGTTTTAAAAAATAATTAAAAACCAAATCCTATACCAAACGCAATTCTAGCTTCTTCGTCAACACTTTTAAAGTAAGTAAGTCTAGCAGTGATTACATCTAATCCGTTGAGCCATAAACCGCCTCCAACGGATTGATGCCATTTGTTTGAGTTTTCTCCTGTAACCCAAACACGACCATAATCAAATCCACCTAGAATTCCGTATGACATCGGTAAGATACTTTTTCTTATTTTTCCTAAATTCCAACGGACATCACTACTTTGATAGAACGATTGATTACCTAGAAAACGTTGATTTCTATATCCTCTTAAATCGTAGTCACCACCCAAAGTTGCTCCTTGAAAAAAGTCGAAATTATTATTGAACAATATTTTTGACTTGATTATGGTTGCAAAAACAAGTTTACCATTTGAATCAATTTTATGATTGAAATTAATTTTACTTTCTAATGATGGAAAATTTTGTTTGTTATCATCTAAATTGATTTTCCAATTTCCTGCTATCGAAAATCCAAATCCCATTGATGGGAATGACGGAAGATCGTAATTCTCATAGCTGTATTTTACTGTTGCTCCTGCGTATTGCTGACTTTTAAATACATCAGGATTGGCAACTCCTGGCATATTTATGTATCTGCCTGAAGTTTCTTCGATTCTAATTTTCTCAAAAGACGTAGCGAAATTTATTTCACTTCCATATTTGCCTACTTTCTTAATAGATGGGGCTACTTTTATAGCACGCATACGAACACGGTTGTAATTCATTCCTAAATCTTCATCGTTGTTCACTGTCTCATTACCATAGCCAAAATAGTTTATCGTAAAATTTGGGCTGGTTAAGATTGATTGTACATCAAAATCCCATTTGCCTAAAACTTTAGGAAAATGTCCGTCGTAAATAAGTTCATACCCATCGGTTGCAAAAAAGTAATTGGCTTTTAAGATGTGTTTTTGAGTATATGGATTTTGGTTGAATTTGTTTACAGTGTAATTGGCAATGAAACCTAATTTTACTCCATCGTCTGGATTAAAACCACCATAAGGTAGGCCTGAGAAAGCATTATATTTTGGTTTTTCATAGTCATATAGATTTTTTTCGTAATCATCAGTAAGTGTTGTTTTGGTTCTAGAATCTATATCGTAAGTATTCTTTTTTGATTTAAAATCGTTAATCTTTACTCTTTTTCCGTTAGAAACTAAGTAGGTATCATTGTTTTGACCACCAATCAAACGAATGTTTATTCGAGAATTAAAATCACCTTTAACTTCAAAAACATCATCGTCATCCAGTCCATAAACCCAAATGTTTTTGGTTTTACCAGCTGAGAAATTTTTTGTGTAAATTAATTCTTCACCGCTTTTTTTAATGCGATATACTTCAACGTCAAGTTTGTTTTTTGCTTTATGTGTAATTATAAATTTATCCTTTTTATCTGTTCCAACTATTAAAACTGTCTTTTGTAGTACTCTATAATATTCGGTAGCATATTTTTGGAGCTCTTTTTTTCGTAGTTTTAATTTACGTTTGATATCTTCAATAGTTCCATCTTGTACTTCTTTTGGTAAATTATTAAAAGAAGCATCAATAGCGGCATCAGTTAGATTGTCTTGTATAAATTTGGCTTGTTCTAGCCAATCATTTTCATGAGCTGTTTTTAAGAAAGCAATATCTTGAGGATATGGCTCACGATTGAACCATTTTACATTTCTAATGTCATCTTTAAACGATTGCATATGACGTAGTGCTGGCATTTGCATTAAAAGAGAAAGTAATGCGCCATCGTACTTCGTAAAAGCCTGATCTCTATCTCTAGGTATTGGTTTGTATACAATTTTGTCTCCTACATGATATTCTCCCCAACGCCATTGATCACTATGCCTATCCCAATCTCCAATAAGCATATCAAATAAGCGTGCTTTTATATATTCTTTTTCGTCAATGGTATATTTTTCATCTTTATGAAGGTTTTTCATCACATCATCTGTACTGATAATATCCAATGGTTTTCCGAAACTTTTTAAACTTATCTGGCTACTAGATGGACGCTCTTCTACCATGTACAATTCGTCACCAAAATTATAATTATAGCCTTTAAGAGTTTCTTGCTTAGGAATATAATACAAAATGGGGTTGGTATGAGATAGTTCTATTTTATCTGCTAGATTACCTACAGCAAATGGTGCGTATGGATGTGAAGTTGTATAAAAATCAAATAAAAAATTTTCTGCATACGTATTGTCAAATTGATCTTCTACGAACTGATTTTTAAAAGCGACTGATTGAAGAAAACGAGATGCACTTTTTTTTAATGCACGCATGACATATTCTTTTCCGTTTTTGTCTACAATTCGTAATGATTTAGATTGATGGCCACCACCTTCTCGTTTTGGAGTGACACCTCCGAAAAGTGTGTCTAAAGAAAGCGTTTTGGCTTCAATTGGCATGCTGTAATATTTTCTGTAATGTTTTCCAAATAAAAAGTTATGAATAACACTTTTCTTGGTCATATTACTTGAATAAATGGATGCCTTTGTGGTTGGGTTAAACTTAGTTGGTAAGTTTTCATGATAGACAGTATCTTTTACTGTGATTATGTTTTGATCAAATAACAGTTTTTCTTTTTTATTTTCATTACCATAAAAAGCAAGTCTTGTGTCTCCATTTTTATAAAGTGTTAATGAAGCGTATCCATTACCTCCATATGAAAAATCATTTGGATATACAGCTCTTGCAG
The nucleotide sequence above comes from Flavobacterium branchiarum. Encoded proteins:
- a CDS encoding metallophosphoesterase gives rise to the protein MKMFSENHFTNKINTFFIGFLGFFLIQSCATHHAQFGKEVQNPISQNALDTTKIAHTLYLLGDAGNADEEQAQQTLELLHKRLQNSDKNATLLFLGDNIYPYGFPNPKDKDATALAEKKLTNQLELTKGFNGKTIFIPGNHDWYSGIEGIERQSKFVTTYLKDKKAFLPQKSCAIEQLKINKQTILIAIDSQWFLEDWDENPTMNDNCDIKTREGFFEELESILNKNREKTVLMAIHHPLMSNGTHGGQFSLEKQLFPLEQKIPLPVIGSVINLLRKTSGISPQDIQNKVYTEYVKRIKTLLQSQDNVIVISGHDHNLQYINKSNIKQIISGAGSKSEAARAVYPNDFSYGGNGYASLTLYKNGDTRLAFYGNENKKEKLLFDQNIITVKDTVYHENLPTKFNPTTKASIYSSNMTKKSVIHNFLFGKHYRKYYSMPIEAKTLSLDTLFGGVTPKREGGGHQSKSLRIVDKNGKEYVMRALKKSASRFLQSVAFKNQFVEDQFDNTYAENFLFDFYTTSHPYAPFAVGNLADKIELSHTNPILYYIPKQETLKGYNYNFGDELYMVEERPSSSQISLKSFGKPLDIISTDDVMKNLHKDEKYTIDEKEYIKARLFDMLIGDWDRHSDQWRWGEYHVGDKIVYKPIPRDRDQAFTKYDGALLSLLMQMPALRHMQSFKDDIRNVKWFNREPYPQDIAFLKTAHENDWLEQAKFIQDNLTDAAIDASFNNLPKEVQDGTIEDIKRKLKLRKKELQKYATEYYRVLQKTVLIVGTDKKDKFIITHKAKNKLDVEVYRIKKSGEELIYTKNFSAGKTKNIWVYGLDDDDVFEVKGDFNSRINIRLIGGQNNDTYLVSNGKRVKINDFKSKKNTYDIDSRTKTTLTDDYEKNLYDYEKPKYNAFSGLPYGGFNPDDGVKLGFIANYTVNKFNQNPYTQKHILKANYFFATDGYELIYDGHFPKVLGKWDFDVQSILTSPNFTINYFGYGNETVNNDEDLGMNYNRVRMRAIKVAPSIKKVGKYGSEINFATSFEKIRIEETSGRYINMPGVANPDVFKSQQYAGATVKYSYENYDLPSFPSMGFGFSIAGNWKINLDDNKQNFPSLESKINFNHKIDSNGKLVFATIIKSKILFNNNFDFFQGATLGGDYDLRGYRNQRFLGNQSFYQSSDVRWNLGKIRKSILPMSYGILGGFDYGRVWVTGENSNKWHQSVGGGLWLNGLDVITARLTYFKSVDEEARIAFGIGFGF
- a CDS encoding ABC transporter permease; the encoded protein is MNRLLSIELQKIWKNKASRALTLAYFILLTFIALIASIKFDLGAFKFHLAEMGIFNFPFIWHFNTYIAAWLKFFLAIVIVSMMANEYSYGTLKQNLIDGLSKKEFVLSKFYTVILFALCSTVFVFIMSLLLGLSFSSYTEIDIIFSGMEYLFAFFIKLIGFFSFCLFLGILVKRSAFALGFLLVWSILEGIIKTVLVFVIFPESKIADYFIRLLPLEAMSNLIIEPFSRLSVIKNIGMQIGVENTKNYAVDYTSVVIVLIWTFLFIFFSYKLLKNRDL
- a CDS encoding ABC transporter ATP-binding protein, producing the protein METILTIQNLSKRYGRVQALKDISFEIQKGRVYGILGPNGSGKSTTLGIVLNVVNKTSGQYSWFGGKIETHDALKKVGAIIERPNFYPYMTAEENLQLVCKIKNIGYSKINEKLELVGLDERRKSKFSTFSLGMKQRLAIASALLNDPEILILDEPTNGLDPQGIHQIRDIIKKIASQGTTILLASHLLDEVEKVCTDVVVLRKGEILYSGPVGGMSANEGFFEIQADDTEKLISVTETHPAVERVVKNKEMVLVYLKNDLSATDLNRFLFSQNITLNHLVKRKNSLEEQFLELTNNASIKN
- the typA gene encoding translational GTPase TypA; its protein translation is MESIRNIAIIAHVDHGKTTLVDKIMYHCQLFRDNENTGDLILDNNDLERERGITITSKNVSVQYKGTKINIIDTPGHADFGGEVERVLNMADGVCLLVDAFEGPMPQTRFVLQKAIDLGLKPCVVINKVDKENCTPEEVHEKVFDLMFELGATEEQLDFPTVYGSAKNNWMSDDFRNQTENIEPLLDMVIANVPAPKVSEGTPQMLITSLDFSAFTGRIAIGRLERGVLKEGMPISLVKRDGTVTKSRIKELHTFEGLGRKKVEQVIAGDICAIVGVDGFEIGDTIADNENPEGLASIAIDEPTMSMLFTINDSPFFGKEGKFVTSRHIRERLTKELEKNLAMKLGETDSADKFMVFGRGVLHLSVLIETMRREGYELQIGQPQVIIKEVDGKKCEPIEELTIDLPENLSGRAVEFVTLRKGEMLSMETKGERMIIKFNIPSRGIIGLRNQLLTATAGEAIMAHRFIGYEPYKGEISGRNKGSLISMEKGKAIPYSIDKLQDRGKFFVEPNTEIYEGQVIGENSRADDMCVNVTKEKKQSNVRSSGNDEKARIIPPIIFSLEEALEYIQKDEYVEVTPKSIRLRKIYLTETDRKRFKI
- a CDS encoding T9SS type B sorting domain-containing protein codes for the protein MKESKIIISLILLICLGTKTNAQSIIVDDTKNAQFLIEKVLANSSCATVANPIAKGDEYTSGRNSFAYFNAGTSNFPFKEGVVLSTGSSRNSIGPVIKDDGGGGSESWLGDPDLDQILGIHSINATILEFDFSPLTNLISFNYIFASNEYQNVYPCSYSDGFAFLIKEKNSTEPYRNLAVLPNTNTPVSSMTVRPKIEPILDNKGNILPGCEAVNEIYFNGTNVAGTGAINYTGQTVVMKSETNVVAGKIYHIKLVIADDGPVYYDSAIFFEAGSFSSEINLGEDREANTNNPLCHGDELTLDTKLYSPPGSNYVYEWYKDGIKNDAETEPTYTVKEAGTYKVNVLMTPSSCTASDEIKIEYAPEIIVTNTTLIQCDIDSDNSTTFNLTKVDAIIKNNNPDLSIIYYKSLTDAKAKLNPIIDPKKYINSTPTETIHARVENKYGCANYATLELKIANNTILTQNPIAVCDEDTDGFYEFNLNTEVTPQLLNGLPSDLLVNYYLNENDAITETNPVANNFKNTNAFNQTIYARIINGPDCYAITPIELIINVFDPPNFNTETVFLCKNSTIDLSVAIGFESYNWSNGSTLNTTTVNSIGTYSIKVSDINGCEKTKIFNVVASDVAIITGTKIKDFSSNENSVLVEYTGIGNYEFSLDGVNYQDNPLFKGILPGIYKASVRDKNGCGTTLSSLFYVLDYPRFFTPNGDGYNDTWKVKNLDQMPDYSISIFDRYGKLLKQMNTTNIGWDGTFIGRELPADDYWFTLIFQDGKEVKGHFSLKR
- a CDS encoding SdiA-regulated domain-containing protein — protein: MKNYIALVVAFILLACQQDSSVLKTLYPLPKKLKEVSGITYFPETNILWALEDSGNANKIYGLNTQGKIAKTITITNATNIDWEDITKDKAGNLYIGDFGNNDNIRKDLCIYKIDKSALGHENAVSSYKISFAYPEQKDFPPKKTQLFYDVEGFFEFKNNFYLFTKNRSKNFDGTASIYKIPNAAGTQKATLIGTFKTCSNYNHCAITSAAISPDMKKVVALCHDKLIVFQGFKGDNFHKGTQTEIDLDHFSQKEAVVFKDNKTLLIVDEKAKKIGGNVYEFSFKK